One genomic segment of Rivularia sp. PCC 7116 includes these proteins:
- a CDS encoding DUF423 domain-containing protein, which yields MTKIFMSLAAVFGGLSVAAGAFASHALKEKLSERALEIFEVGARYQMYHALALLLVAILLSQSQSPPASLIVSGWLFIIGIFIFSGSLYALSLSDIKILGAITPLGGAAFMAAWGALAIAAFSYQ from the coding sequence ATGACCAAAATATTTATGAGTCTAGCGGCAGTATTCGGTGGTTTATCTGTAGCTGCTGGGGCTTTCGCTTCTCACGCTTTAAAAGAAAAGCTTAGCGAGCGAGCTTTGGAAATTTTTGAAGTTGGCGCTCGCTATCAGATGTATCATGCTCTAGCGTTGTTGTTGGTTGCCATCTTGCTCAGCCAGAGCCAATCACCACCAGCAAGCTTAATTGTCAGTGGCTGGCTATTCATCATTGGTATATTTATTTTTTCTGGAAGCTTATATGCTCTTAGTTTGAGCGACATTAAAATCCTAGGAGCAATAACACCATTAGGAGGTGCAGCGTTTATGGCTGCTTGGGGTGCATTGGCGATCGCTGCATTCAGTTATCAGTAA